From Falco cherrug isolate bFalChe1 chromosome 4, bFalChe1.pri, whole genome shotgun sequence, one genomic window encodes:
- the LOC114017284 gene encoding uncharacterized protein LOC114017284 isoform X2: MGLSPPHGPPHASTFQPTTIQGQPPAPARSQHPSAPRLPSAFHVRLKMSPAGTILCATSPGLRGQPCSPSSWGRHLPPNHLDDYGPGFYCHKCFVQEQQYPPEGAVLSLEIATLPLHSLGAKDAFAAPRPHTWSASESLLALPKTTGRDKAKRRRVHVIFKAGTHLERADGLEGIPVVSGNQEIIHSGGSANDRGAWRPQPGPRGPVILDLTYTEEEMSAHRGTGRARGDERQRMNVNAEKPGCAACCKCLSHVPQIPVKLNPRRSLKA, encoded by the exons ATGGGTCTGTCACCACCCCACGGGCCTCCTCATGCCAGCACCTTCCAGCCGACCACCATCCAAGGGCAGCCGCcggcccctgcccgcagccAGCACCCCAGCGCTCCACGCTTGCCTTCGGCATTTCACGTGCGACTCAAAATGTCTCCTGCAGGGACCATCCTGTGTGCAACCAGCCCGGGACTGCGGGGACAACCCTGCTCCCCATCGTCCTGGGGGCGCCACCTCCCACCAAACCACCTGGATGATTATGGACCAGGATTTTATTGCCATAAGTGCTTTGTGCAAGAGCAACAGTACCCTCCAGAGGGTGCAGTCTTGTCGTTGGAGATCGCAACGCTCCCGCTGCACAGTCTTGGTGCCAAAGATGCCTTCGCCGCCCCGCGTCCCCACACATGGTCGGCATCAGAGTCGCTCCTGGCTCTTCCCAAAACAACCGGGAGAGACAAGGCCAAGCGTCGCAGGGtccatgtaatttttaaagccGGCACACATCTGGAGAGAGCGGATGGTCTAGAGGGCATTCCAGTCGTCAGTGGAAATCAGGAAATTATTCATAGCGGTGGCTCTGCCAACGACCGGGG CGCATGGAGACCCCAGCCAGGACCTCGGGGCCCTGTTATTTTAGACCTGACCTACACAGAAGAGGAGATGTCAGCGCATCGAGGAACGGGGAGAGCAAGAGGAGATGAGAGGCAGCGGATGAACGTTAACGCC GAAAAACCAGGCTGTGCTGCATGCTGTAAATGCCTTTCACATGTTCCCCAGATCCCAGTTAAATTGAACCCCAGAAGGTCTCTcaaagcatga
- the LOC114017284 gene encoding uncharacterized protein LOC114017284 isoform X1, producing the protein MGLSPPHGPPHASTFQPTTIQGQPPAPARSQHPSAPRLPSAFHVRLKMSPAGTILCATSPGLRGQPCSPSSWGRHLPPNHLDDYGPGFYCHKCFVQEQQYPPEGAVLSLEIATLPLHSLGAKDAFAAPRPHTWSASESLLALPKTTGRDKAKRRRVHVIFKAGTHLERADGLEGIPVVSGNQEIIHSGGSANDRGAWRPQPGPRGPVILDLTYTEEEMSAHRGTGRARGDERQRMNVNAVSHQHSPQQSIPDVSPPCPFCRAVLPARRSRRSERGPHPSSPPTLTTALCIWLVFQGSCPSFPVPRTCPASSDTSSASFDTFHTLLGLLSVALALWHAPLFKTFKINAFPLLFLGLYRYFKCIYFSSVNAW; encoded by the exons ATGGGTCTGTCACCACCCCACGGGCCTCCTCATGCCAGCACCTTCCAGCCGACCACCATCCAAGGGCAGCCGCcggcccctgcccgcagccAGCACCCCAGCGCTCCACGCTTGCCTTCGGCATTTCACGTGCGACTCAAAATGTCTCCTGCAGGGACCATCCTGTGTGCAACCAGCCCGGGACTGCGGGGACAACCCTGCTCCCCATCGTCCTGGGGGCGCCACCTCCCACCAAACCACCTGGATGATTATGGACCAGGATTTTATTGCCATAAGTGCTTTGTGCAAGAGCAACAGTACCCTCCAGAGGGTGCAGTCTTGTCGTTGGAGATCGCAACGCTCCCGCTGCACAGTCTTGGTGCCAAAGATGCCTTCGCCGCCCCGCGTCCCCACACATGGTCGGCATCAGAGTCGCTCCTGGCTCTTCCCAAAACAACCGGGAGAGACAAGGCCAAGCGTCGCAGGGtccatgtaatttttaaagccGGCACACATCTGGAGAGAGCGGATGGTCTAGAGGGCATTCCAGTCGTCAGTGGAAATCAGGAAATTATTCATAGCGGTGGCTCTGCCAACGACCGGGG CGCATGGAGACCCCAGCCAGGACCTCGGGGCCCTGTTATTTTAGACCTGACCTACACAGAAGAGGAGATGTCAGCGCATCGAGGAACGGGGAGAGCAAGAGGAGATGAGAGGCAGCGGATGAACGTTAACGCCGTAAGTCATCAGCACAGCCCGCAGCAGTCCATCCCCGATGTTTCACCACCATGCCCTTTCTGCCGGGCAGTGCTGCCCGCACGACGGAGCCGCAGAAGCGAGCGtggcccccaccccagctctccccccaCCTTGACCACTGCTCTGTGCATTTGGCTGGTGTTTCAGggctcctgcccctcctttcCAGTGCCTCGCACTTGTCCTGCTTCCTCAGACACCAGCTCTGCTTCATTTGATACCTTCCACACTCTCCTGGGGCTGCTTTCTGTCGCTTTAGCTTTGTGGCATGCCCCGCTCTTTAAAacgtttaaaataaatgctttccctttattatttttaggtCTATATAGATATTTTAAGTGCATCTATTTCAGTTCAGTAAATGCATGGTAA